The nucleotide sequence GCTGCAGCTCCTGCAGGAGCACGGCTATGACGGGTTGACGGTGGACGCGGTCGCCAGCGCCGCGCGCGCGAGCAAGGCCACGGTGTATCGCCGCTGGCGCTCCAAAGCCGAACTGGTGCTGGCCGCGTTCAACGAGGGCGTCCGTCAGGTGGCGGTCCCGCCCAACACGGGCAGCTTGCGCGACGACCTGCTGCAGCTCGGCGAGATCTGCGGCCAACAGATTCAGCAACACGCCAGCACCATTCGCGCGGTGCTCGTCGAGGCGTCGCGGCACGCCGAACTGAACGACGCCCTGCAACACCAATTCCTCGAGCAGCGCAAGGCGCTGATGCAACACATCCTGCGCCAGGCCGTCGAGCGGGGGGAGATCGCCGAGGCCGCCATCACCGACGAACTCTGGGACCTGTTGCCCGGCTATTTGATCTTCCGGTCCATCATTCCCGACCGCCCGCCCACCCGTCGCACGGTGCAGGCCCTCGTCGACAATTTCATCATCCCGGGCCTCACCCGACCCGCCGGACGGGGCGCGTAAAAAGTGTACGGTCGCGTCTCTTGTGTAGTACGGTCCAGTACCGTACTGTCATACCCATCGGTGCACCTCGGGTATCGAGGGTAGTCGTGTCGCCCGCTGATCGAAAGGCTAACGGGTGAAACAGTTTTCGGTTGCGCCCCTGGCGAAGCGGGGGTGGATGGTGCTGGTCGCGGTCGTCGTCGTCGGGGTCGCGGGATTCGCCATCTATCGCCTGCACGGAATCTTCGGCTCGCACTACAGCACCTCGGCCAACGCCGGTCTGTCCAACGAGATCGTCCCGTTCAACCCCAAGCAGGTGGTCCTCGAGGTGTTCGGCGCGCCGGGCGCCACGGCGACCA is from Mycobacterium conspicuum and encodes:
- a CDS encoding TetR/AcrR family transcriptional regulator; translated protein: MVCAMTQTVDRPTDLSPWSPREAELLAVTLQLLQEHGYDGLTVDAVASAARASKATVYRRWRSKAELVLAAFNEGVRQVAVPPNTGSLRDDLLQLGEICGQQIQQHASTIRAVLVEASRHAELNDALQHQFLEQRKALMQHILRQAVERGEIAEAAITDELWDLLPGYLIFRSIIPDRPPTRRTVQALVDNFIIPGLTRPAGRGA